A single genomic interval of Rhodothermia bacterium harbors:
- a CDS encoding 4-phosphoerythronate dehydrogenase, whose translation MKIIADENIPLLYQFFGELGEVVLLPGKAITADVVHDADALLVRSVTKVDADLLQKSAVKFVATATAGTDHVDLEWLRERKIGFAHAPGSNAESVVEYVLGALLHLCIFHETELRGKTVGVIGIGEIGKRLVPRLEAMGCIVLQNDPPRALTEAGNWTNLEDLLQQSDVVTFHVPMVKQGLFPTHYILNCQNFHLLKKGAWLLQVSRGGVVEEAALKTAAAQGQIGAFVLDVWENEPLFDPDLATMANLATPHIAGYSYDGKVNGTKMIYQAFLSFFKIPHVSMMIPTILAAENFTHDLPIRGFTEIQYLQMLTQKMYPILEDDKRFRELLGMQPEQRSSAFHKLRKNYPVRYAFSHYTLATTTPVLWQNAIAKGLCVRTPDLPT comes from the coding sequence ATGAAAATCATTGCAGACGAAAATATCCCGCTTTTATACCAATTCTTCGGAGAGTTGGGGGAGGTCGTTTTGCTTCCGGGAAAAGCCATAACTGCGGATGTGGTACACGATGCAGATGCTCTTTTGGTTCGGAGCGTTACAAAAGTAGATGCCGACCTCCTACAAAAAAGTGCCGTAAAGTTTGTAGCAACAGCAACTGCCGGAACCGATCATGTAGATTTGGAATGGCTACGAGAACGGAAGATTGGCTTTGCTCACGCTCCCGGTTCCAATGCCGAATCGGTGGTAGAATATGTTTTGGGGGCTTTATTACACCTCTGCATCTTTCATGAAACAGAACTTCGGGGCAAAACAGTGGGTGTTATAGGGATTGGGGAGATCGGAAAGCGGCTGGTTCCTCGCTTGGAAGCAATGGGATGTATCGTCCTCCAAAACGATCCACCCCGTGCGTTGACAGAGGCCGGAAATTGGACGAATCTCGAAGACCTGCTGCAACAGTCCGACGTGGTCACTTTTCATGTCCCTATGGTTAAACAAGGGCTTTTTCCAACCCATTATATATTGAACTGCCAAAACTTTCATCTGTTAAAAAAGGGTGCATGGCTTCTTCAGGTGTCGAGAGGCGGTGTTGTTGAAGAGGCGGCGCTAAAAACAGCCGCCGCACAAGGCCAAATTGGTGCTTTTGTGCTAGATGTGTGGGAAAATGAGCCACTCTTCGACCCCGATTTGGCGACGATGGCTAACCTTGCAACACCACACATTGCAGGATATTCATACGACGGAAAGGTAAATGGCACCAAAATGATTTATCAGGCTTTTTTGTCATTTTTCAAAATCCCACACGTCTCAATGATGATTCCTACCATCCTTGCCGCAGAAAATTTTACCCACGACCTTCCAATAAGGGGATTTACTGAAATCCAGTATTTACAAATGTTAACACAAAAAATGTATCCTATTTTAGAGGATGATAAGCGCTTTCGGGAATTGTTAGGGATGCAGCCCGAACAAAGATCATCTGCATTTCATAAATTACGCAAGAACTACCCCGTCCGGTATGCTTTTAGCCATTATACCCTCGCCACCACAACGCCAGTCCTTTGGCAGAACGCCATAGCAAAAGGTTTGTGCGTGAGAACACCGGACCTGCCCACCTAA
- a CDS encoding NADH:ubiquinone reductase (Na(+)-transporting) subunit F, with translation MLTILVGSIAVFLLIILILVFLILTAKEKLLPSKDIKIVINGKTDEPITVKPGASLLTTLAEQKLFLASACGGGGTCAMCKCKVLSGGGDVLPTETNHLNRRQVAEKERLACQVKVKEDMEIVIPDEVFGVKKWECTVTSNDNVSTYIKEFVVKLPEGETLDFDSGGYIQLDVPELDLDFQKALYNIPDRFRDDYDKYKIWDLKLKTDEPIFRAYSMANHPAEGNVIMLNIRLATPPWDRAKNGWKDVPPGICSSYVFSRKPGDKVTISGPYGEFHIKDTGNEMVYIGGGAGMAPLRSQIFHLFHTLKTGRKVSYWYGARSKREIFYEEHFRAIEKDFPNFQFNIALSEPLPEDNWTGYVGFIHQVVLDQYLSKHEAPEDIEYYLCGPPMMLSAVDKMLDSLGVPKEKIAFDDFGS, from the coding sequence ATGTTAACGATTCTTGTTGGTAGTATTGCGGTTTTTTTATTGATCATCCTGATTTTGGTCTTCCTGATCTTAACGGCAAAGGAGAAATTGCTCCCAAGTAAAGATATAAAGATTGTAATCAATGGTAAAACGGATGAACCGATTACCGTAAAGCCGGGTGCTTCCTTGTTGACAACCTTGGCCGAGCAAAAGCTCTTTTTGGCATCAGCTTGTGGTGGTGGTGGCACTTGTGCGATGTGTAAGTGTAAGGTGTTATCAGGTGGGGGTGATGTATTGCCCACCGAGACCAATCACCTTAACCGCCGTCAGGTGGCCGAAAAAGAACGCTTGGCATGTCAGGTCAAGGTGAAAGAAGATATGGAGATTGTGATTCCGGATGAGGTTTTTGGGGTCAAAAAATGGGAATGCACCGTTACTTCTAATGACAACGTATCTACCTACATCAAAGAGTTTGTGGTGAAGCTGCCGGAGGGCGAAACACTTGATTTTGATTCCGGTGGCTATATCCAGTTGGATGTTCCGGAATTGGATTTGGACTTCCAAAAAGCCCTTTATAATATTCCAGATCGTTTCCGTGATGATTACGACAAGTACAAGATTTGGGATTTAAAGCTCAAAACAGACGAGCCAATTTTTCGTGCTTATTCTATGGCCAACCATCCCGCAGAAGGTAACGTGATTATGCTCAACATTCGTTTGGCTACTCCGCCTTGGGATCGTGCCAAAAATGGTTGGAAGGACGTGCCGCCGGGGATTTGTTCTTCCTATGTGTTCTCGCGTAAGCCCGGAGACAAAGTAACCATCAGTGGCCCTTACGGAGAGTTTCACATCAAAGACACCGGAAACGAGATGGTTTATATCGGTGGTGGTGCTGGTATGGCTCCGTTGCGTTCGCAAATCTTCCATCTGTTCCATACCCTCAAAACCGGACGGAAAGTTTCTTATTGGTATGGTGCGCGGAGCAAGCGGGAAATCTTCTATGAAGAACACTTCCGAGCCATCGAGAAAGACTTTCCCAACTTTCAATTTAACATCGCTCTCTCCGAGCCGTTGCCAGAGGACAATTGGACAGGTTACGTAGGATTTATTCACCAAGTGGTCTTGGATCAGTATCTTTCCAAACATGAGGCACCCGAAGACATTGAGTATTACCTCTGTGGCCCGCCCATGATGCTCTCTGCAGTAGATAAAATGTTGGACAGCTTAGGCGTTCCGAAGGAAAAGATTGCTTTCGACGACTTTGGTAGCTAA
- a CDS encoding glycosyltransferase family 4 protein — MTASRPHILVHDYPGHAFPIDLSRALAKRGYPVTHAYTSAVESPRGTLSSDIPGLNVVNLGEGTPPVQKGNLIRRRFQEAAYGDVIRKLCDDIQPNLILSSNTPIEAQKKLLSWANHHDVPFVFWLQDIISIATKSILSDKLGPVGSIIGWHYGRIEAAMLRRSQHVVVIAEDFQDIIADWGVRDENISVIPNWAPIEQIPVLPHLNPFSEKLKLQDKFVVLYAGTLGLKHNPMLIAEAAQRLMEHKDIVFLVVSEGLSVDVLRRVKTERRLDNLQLLPFQPFEDFPYVLATGDVMLTLLEPDAGIFSVPSKVWSAFAAQRPSILVVPTVNLAAKITERHQTGVVLGNTDANALADAILALHNNPEQRKTLGQNARAYADAHFHVDKIADRFERIIQKLA; from the coding sequence ATGACAGCCTCCCGCCCACACATCCTTGTCCACGATTATCCCGGACATGCTTTCCCAATAGACCTTAGCCGTGCATTAGCAAAGCGTGGTTATCCGGTTACACATGCCTATACATCTGCCGTTGAAAGCCCACGTGGTACACTTTCAAGCGACATTCCGGGTTTGAACGTGGTTAATCTTGGCGAGGGCACGCCTCCAGTACAAAAAGGAAACCTGATTCGTAGAAGATTCCAGGAGGCTGCGTATGGCGATGTCATAAGAAAGCTATGCGATGACATCCAACCAAACCTTATCCTATCGTCCAATACACCAATTGAGGCACAAAAAAAACTTCTAAGTTGGGCCAATCATCATGATGTTCCGTTTGTATTTTGGCTACAAGACATCATCAGTATTGCAACGAAAAGCATTTTATCCGACAAATTAGGCCCCGTAGGTTCGATCATTGGCTGGCATTATGGACGAATCGAAGCCGCGATGCTCCGACGTTCACAGCACGTGGTGGTCATTGCCGAGGATTTTCAGGACATTATAGCGGATTGGGGCGTGCGGGACGAAAACATATCCGTTATCCCAAACTGGGCACCGATTGAACAGATTCCTGTTCTACCGCATCTAAATCCATTTTCCGAAAAACTAAAATTGCAAGATAAATTTGTGGTTTTGTATGCCGGAACACTGGGCCTTAAGCATAACCCGATGCTGATTGCTGAAGCGGCACAACGCTTGATGGAACATAAGGACATTGTTTTTCTGGTCGTTTCGGAAGGACTAAGTGTGGATGTTTTGCGACGGGTTAAGACAGAACGGCGACTTGATAACTTGCAACTCTTACCTTTCCAGCCCTTCGAGGATTTCCCATACGTTTTGGCAACGGGGGATGTGATGCTCACACTTTTGGAACCGGATGCAGGGATTTTTAGTGTACCTTCCAAAGTTTGGTCTGCTTTTGCCGCCCAACGTCCTTCCATTCTCGTAGTACCTACCGTGAATCTGGCCGCTAAAATCACCGAACGCCACCAAACAGGGGTTGTCTTGGGCAATACTGATGCGAATGCCTTGGCCGATGCTATTTTAGCCTTACACAACAATCCCGAACAACGGAAAACACTTGGGCAGAATGCCCGTGCTTATGCCGATGCCCACTTCCATGTGGACAAAATTGCCGATCGGTTCGAGAGAATAATCCAAAAATTGGCCTGA
- a CDS encoding FAD:protein FMN transferase yields MKNVFLFFFLLGFAACKPQNVPVNELVELSGEAQGTTFSIRYADAAQRDFSKPLDSLFTAVNQSMSTWDTTSVISRINRDEPNVVIDPMFEAVFRKSLEVAENTDGAFDVSVGPLVRAWGFGFKKGETTMRPHKVDSLRALIGYKDLILSENKTIRKRSNMQIDFNAIAQGYTVDLVGRFLENKGIQNYMVELGGEVLTKGKKPDGTLWRIGIDKPTENEVEGRPLQAIVNLSNKALSTSGSYRKFYIRDGVKYSHTIDPQTGYPVKHNLLSVSVIADDCATSDAYATAFMVMGVEKTLAFIQGKPLDVYLIYGDEKGKLQVKMSDGFKKYLVE; encoded by the coding sequence ATGAAAAACGTTTTCTTATTCTTTTTTTTATTAGGCTTTGCCGCATGTAAACCACAGAATGTGCCCGTAAACGAGTTGGTAGAACTCAGTGGGGAAGCGCAAGGAACCACGTTCTCCATCCGGTATGCCGATGCCGCACAGCGCGATTTTTCTAAGCCTTTAGACAGCCTTTTTACCGCCGTTAACCAAAGTATGTCCACTTGGGACACCACTTCGGTGATTTCAAGAATCAACCGCGATGAACCCAATGTGGTCATAGATCCTATGTTTGAAGCAGTCTTCCGTAAAAGTTTAGAAGTTGCAGAGAACACCGATGGTGCATTTGATGTTTCGGTAGGGCCTTTGGTGCGGGCATGGGGGTTTGGCTTTAAAAAGGGCGAAACCACGATGCGGCCACATAAAGTGGATAGTTTGCGTGCCTTGATTGGTTACAAAGACCTGATATTATCCGAGAACAAAACCATCCGGAAACGCTCGAACATGCAAATTGACTTTAATGCCATTGCACAAGGCTATACCGTTGATTTGGTAGGTAGGTTTTTAGAAAATAAAGGGATTCAGAACTATATGGTGGAGTTAGGCGGCGAGGTCTTGACCAAGGGCAAAAAGCCTGATGGAACCCTTTGGCGGATTGGGATTGATAAGCCTACGGAAAATGAAGTGGAGGGTCGCCCTTTGCAGGCCATTGTAAACCTAAGCAACAAGGCCCTTTCCACGTCTGGGAGCTATCGCAAGTTTTACATCCGAGACGGGGTAAAGTACTCGCACACTATTGATCCACAAACCGGATACCCCGTCAAGCACAACCTCTTGAGTGTATCGGTGATTGCCGATGACTGTGCAACTTCGGATGCTTACGCAACGGCCTTTATGGTCATGGGCGTCGAGAAAACGTTGGCATTTATCCAAGGGAAACCCTTAGACGTTTATTTAATCTATGGTGATGAGAAGGGAAAACTTCAGGTGAAAATGTCGGATGGATTTAAAAAATACTTGGTGGAATAA